The Brevundimonas vesicularis genome includes the window CGGCCGCGCCGGCCAAGCCCGCGCCCCAGCGGCGACCGCCAGCCGTGGCGGCGGCGCGACCGCGACTGGTGGTGAGCAAACGCCCGCCCGACGTCGAACCCCTGCCCGCCGCGCCCGCTCCGCCGGGTCCGCCCCTGCCCCTGCTGGGTGCGGCCCAGATCGCCGGCGCCATGACGGTCGGCGCAGGTTCGGGCGGCGGCGGCGGAACGCGCGTCGGCGGCTCGGGCGGCTCGGGCGGGACTGGCGCCGGTTCAGGCTCGGGCGGAGGATCGTGCGACATGGTGCGCTGGGTTCAGGACGCGGTGCGCGACGACCAGGCCGTGCGCCGCGCCGTCATCGCCGCGTCCCAGGACATGGATGCAAACGGACGCGCCATCCTGGTCTGGAACGGCGACTGGCTGCAAAGCCGCAACCAGGCGGGCAAGGGTCTGGCGGGCGTGCGCCAGGCCATCGCCCTGGAAGTCGCCTTCGCCCCGGCCGAGTGCAAGAGCCAGCGCATGACGGGCCTGGCCGTGCTGAAGCTGGAAGACCGCCCCGGCGGCGCGCAACTGGCCCTGGGCAAGGGCAGCTGGCGCTGGGCGGACCTGCTGGGCGCAGGCTGACGCGCCGACGCCCATTCAGACGGTCGTCGGCAAAAACACCGTCTAATTCGTCTAATTCGTCTGCTTTCTTTCTCCCCGACTATGCGGTGCGCTTCGTGCGAACGAACCGAGACAGGATCGCACGGCTTGGAAGCGTGGGCAGGAAGAAGATGCCGGCGAGAGAGAGAAGATTGAAAACATTAGACTGACCTCAGGCGAATAGGATGGCTGGCCCCACCCCTTAGTGATCGTGCGGCGAGCAGAGCGAAACTGGGGGATCACGAAAGAAAGACGTGCGCGCGGTTGCGCTCCTCTCCTAGGACACGCACCTAGCCTGCCATGCCCGTCTCCCCAGCCTACCGCCCCGAACCGCGTTTCTTTGACTTGGGCGCGGACTATGCCGATGCGGTTCAGGCCGCAGACTTTCCACAGACGATCCTGCGGTTTCGCAACGACCGCGCGGCGGCCGAGGTCGGGCTGGAGGGGCTGAGCGAGGCGGAATGGGTCGCGGCTTTCGGGCGGTTCGAGCCCCTGCCGGGTCAGCCCGGGCCGATCGCTATGCGCTATCACGGGCATCAGTTCCGGCACTACAATCCCGATCTGGGCGATGGGCGCGGGTTCCTGGCGGCGCAGATGCGCGACGCATCGGGCCGGCTGATGGATCTGGGCACCAAAGGCTCTGGCCAGACGCCCTGGTCGCGTGGAGGCGATGGGCGGCTGACGCTGAAGGGCGGGGTGCGCGAGGTGCTGGCGGCGACGATGCTGGAGGCGCAAGGCGTCCCGACCAGCCGCGCCTTTTCGCTGATCGAGACCGGCGAGGCGCTGGAGCGTGGGGACGAGCCGTCGCCGACGCGGTCAGCCGTTCTGGTGCGGCTGTCGCACAGCCATGTGCGGTTCGGGACGTTCCAGCGCGCCGCCTATCTAGGGCGCAAGGACCAGATCGAGGCGCTGATCGAACATGTGCGCAGCCTGTATCATCCGGACGTCGCCGCCGGCGATGCGCCCGGTCTGCTGCGGAATGTCGTCGAGGCCTCGGCGAAACTGACGGCGCGGTGGATCGCGGCGGGCTTCGTGCACGGGGTTCTGAACACCGACAATCTGAACGTCACCGGCGAGAGCTTCGACTACGGCCCCTGGCGGTTCCTGCCCGAATACGACCCGGCCTTCACCGCCGCCTATTTCGACCAGACGGGCCTGTACGCTTTCGCGCGTCAGCCCGAGGCCGTGTTCTGGAACCTGACGCAGCTTGCCGGGTGCCTGAAACTGGTCGCCGAGGTCGAGCCGTTGACCGATGCGCTGAACGGCTTCGGTCCCGCCTATATCCGCGAACTGCGCGCCGCCTTCCTGATGCGGCTGGGCGTCCACAGCCTGGGCGAGGCGGCGGATCAGCGGCTGGTCGATACGACGCTGGCCCTGTTGCGTGAGGGCGGCGCGGCCCTGCGTTGGGAGCCGCTGTTCTTCGACTGGTTCGGCGGCTTCGCCTCCTCGGCCCGCGCCCTGTCGGGACCGCGCGCGAAACGGTATCAGGGCGAGGCCTTCGACGCCTTCCGCTTTGCGTTGATGGAACACGAACCGGACCGGATCGAACGGCTGGAGCATCCGATGTTCGCCGCGCGCGAACCGGAAGAGATGTTGATCGGCGAGGTCGAGGCGATCTGGGCCGCCCTCGCCGACGCCGACGACTGGGCGCCCTTTCAGGCCAAGCTGGATCGACTGGAGACGGCGCGACAGGCCTGGAGCTTCACGGCCTGACGCCGAACCTTACGAAAGCTTCATCTCGTTTATCGATAATTCTCTTGCCTGTTTATCGATAAATCCATATCGATAGTCACCAAGGCGGTCGCGGAGGGCGACCCGAAGGGAAGGGCTTTCGAGATGAAACTGATCGGCAAATATTCAATCGCAAGCGCCCTGCGCTGGTGCTTAGGGTTCGCAAACGTCTTCGTCATGCTGGCGACGATCGTCATGGCGATCTGTTTGCTGGGCAGCGTCATATCGCCGGACTTCGCAGCAGGCTTCATCGACGGAATGAAGGATCTGGACAACAGCACAGCCCGCGATCTGCACTGGCCGGAGCGTCTGACGCTGTTGGGCGCTTTCTTGGCCTGCGGCTTCACCTGGTGGATCATCAATCGGCTGCGGCGCATCCTGCTGTCGGTCAATCAGGGCGACGCCTTCGAGTTCGCCAACGTCAAACGGCTGCAAGGCGTAGGTCTGGGCCTGATCGGCATTCAGCTGACGGCGCTTCTGCTGGTCTTCGTCGCCCCGCAGAGCATCGGCCAGTCACCGTCCGACTATGACTTCGACCTGGGGTCCTGGCTGGGCATTCTGGTGGTCTTCATCCTGGCCGAGGTGTTCCGGCAGGGGTCGGCCATGCGCGACGAACAACTGACCACGGTCTGAGGAGCGCGCGCGATGATCATGATCCAACTGGACCGGCTGCTGCTCGAACGCCGCATGTCCCTAACCGAACTGTCCGACCGCGTCGGCGTCACCCTGGCCAATCTGTCAATCCTGAAGACCGGCAAGGCCCGCGCGGTGCGCTTCTCCACCCTGGACGCCCTGTGCCGCGAACTGGACTGCCAGCCTGGCGACCTGATCGTCCAGACGCCGCGGCCGCAGCCCGAAGACTGAAATCGCGCGTCGCAAATCCTTGTGGGGCATTGGGAATCGGCCCAATGCCCCCGCCCCGTAACAGAAAGTCATCAGCTGATGTCATCAGTTGATGTCATCGCATGATGACAACTATCTGAAGCCCCGCTATATAGGCTTCAGCGAACGGCTCCTGAGGTCGGATCGCAGCCGTTCATGACCTTCAGGCGTCCTCCCCGATGACCACCTCGACCTTCCCCACCGCGCCGTCGCGCAACCGCGCCGCCTACGCCAACATCGCCCTTTGGACGCTGCAGGGCTGGATCGCGATGTTCTTCATCGCCGCCGGCTACGCCAAGCTGACCGAGCCGATGACCAACCTGATCAATCTGATGGGCTGGCCCGCCATCGCGCCCGAGAACATGGTGCGCGGCCTGGGCGTGGTCGAGATCGTTCTGGCCATGGGCGTGCTGAGCCCGCTGATCTCGTGGCGAGTGGGTCGCCCCCTGTTGCTGACGGCGGCGGTCGGCCTGATCGTCATGGAAGCGACGATGATGACGATCCATGCGCTGAGCCAGGACTTCGGACTGGCGGCGGTCAACGCCGTCCTGCTGGCCATCACCGTCCCGGTGCTGCTGGGCCGCCGCAGAGCCTGATTGCTGCAGGCCTGATTGAAAGAGACCGAACGCCGGACCCCTCTCCCCCCCCTGCAGTCCGGCGTTTGCGCCCGGAGCCTCCCCCAAGGCTCCGGGCTTTTTCATGCCTGATCGCCAGTAAGGGAGAAAAGCTTACCCTTACGTGCGCGTAAGCCTCTTCCCTTTACGCGCACGTCAAGTTATGAAGGCGTATGGCCACCGCCGACGACCACCGCACCTATTCCATTCGCCAGCTGTGCCGCGAGTTCGGCGCCACGGCGCGCGCGCTTCGATTCTATGAAGACAAGGGCCTGCTGACGCCCGCGCGCAAGGGCCAGACCCGCGTCTATGACGCGCGCGACCGCGCCCGGCTGAAACTGATCCTGAGGGGCCGCCGCATCGGCTTCACCCTTCAGGAGATCCAGGACATGATGGATCTCTATGATCAGAAGGATCACAAC containing:
- a CDS encoding protein adenylyltransferase SelO; its protein translation is MPVSPAYRPEPRFFDLGADYADAVQAADFPQTILRFRNDRAAAEVGLEGLSEAEWVAAFGRFEPLPGQPGPIAMRYHGHQFRHYNPDLGDGRGFLAAQMRDASGRLMDLGTKGSGQTPWSRGGDGRLTLKGGVREVLAATMLEAQGVPTSRAFSLIETGEALERGDEPSPTRSAVLVRLSHSHVRFGTFQRAAYLGRKDQIEALIEHVRSLYHPDVAAGDAPGLLRNVVEASAKLTARWIAAGFVHGVLNTDNLNVTGESFDYGPWRFLPEYDPAFTAAYFDQTGLYAFARQPEAVFWNLTQLAGCLKLVAEVEPLTDALNGFGPAYIRELRAAFLMRLGVHSLGEAADQRLVDTTLALLREGGAALRWEPLFFDWFGGFASSARALSGPRAKRYQGEAFDAFRFALMEHEPDRIERLEHPMFAAREPEEMLIGEVEAIWAALADADDWAPFQAKLDRLETARQAWSFTA
- a CDS encoding DUF2975 domain-containing protein, whose translation is MKLIGKYSIASALRWCLGFANVFVMLATIVMAICLLGSVISPDFAAGFIDGMKDLDNSTARDLHWPERLTLLGAFLACGFTWWIINRLRRILLSVNQGDAFEFANVKRLQGVGLGLIGIQLTALLLVFVAPQSIGQSPSDYDFDLGSWLGILVVFILAEVFRQGSAMRDEQLTTV
- a CDS encoding helix-turn-helix domain-containing protein; protein product: MIMIQLDRLLLERRMSLTELSDRVGVTLANLSILKTGKARAVRFSTLDALCRELDCQPGDLIVQTPRPQPED
- a CDS encoding DoxX family protein; translated protein: MTTSTFPTAPSRNRAAYANIALWTLQGWIAMFFIAAGYAKLTEPMTNLINLMGWPAIAPENMVRGLGVVEIVLAMGVLSPLISWRVGRPLLLTAAVGLIVMEATMMTIHALSQDFGLAAVNAVLLAITVPVLLGRRRA
- a CDS encoding MerR family transcriptional regulator, yielding MATADDHRTYSIRQLCREFGATARALRFYEDKGLLTPARKGQTRVYDARDRARLKLILRGRRIGFTLQEIQDMMDLYDQKDHNVHQMAVALVRHRAQIAALKQQLEDIEGAIETAEQACAWMESKLSEHRPDLLPGAEDYEKLLRARLNHDHHHPFKARA